A stretch of the Hydra vulgaris chromosome 09, alternate assembly HydraT2T_AEP genome encodes the following:
- the LOC101240724 gene encoding uncharacterized protein LOC101240724 isoform X2, with protein sequence MVTRFVTRSRPQVSLHKPQPTSLGKSSAFNRETVRIVYKNYKNVLERYYFDPSNIWNCDETGITTVHVPPKILAPKDKKQIGSMTSAERGNNVTMIAAINATGNSIPPLIVFPRAKFKEYMLNNSPPGSVGAANISGWPNEVIFVQFLEHFISNVRPSIEKPVLLLMDNHESQVNISVIELAKKSGIVLMTFHPHTTHKMQPLNRGVFGPFKTFYYNAMNSWMTHQAMLVNQL encoded by the coding sequence ATGGTAACTCGTTTTGTGACGCGATCGCGACCCCAAGTATCTCTACATAAACCACAACCTACAAGTCTTGGTAAATCTTCTGCATTCAATAGAGAAACCGTAAggattgtatataaaaattacaaaaatgttttagaacgTTATTATTTTGACCCATCAAATATTTGGAATTGTGATGAAACAGGAATTACCACAGTCCACGTACCACCAAAAATTCTAGCtccaaaagataaaaaacaaatagggAGCATGACTAGTGCTGAACGAGGTAATAATGTAACAATGATTGCTGCAATTAATGCTACTGGAAATAGCATCCCACCATTAATTGTATTTCCACGTGCTAAATTCAAAGAATACATGTTAAACAATTCTCCTCCTGGAAGTGTAGGAGCAGCTAATATATCTGGATGGCCAAATGAAGTAATTTTTGTACAAtttcttgaacattttattaGTAATGTGCGACCATCAATTGAAAAACCTGTTCTTTTATTAATGGATAATCATGAGAGTCAAGTAAACATTTCTGTTATTGAGTTAGCAAAAAAATCGGGTATAGTTTTAATGACATTTCATCCTCACACAACCCATAAAATGCAACCTCTCAATCGTGGTGTTTTTGgaccatttaaaactttttattacaatgCCATGAATAGCTGGATGACACACCAGGCAATGCTGGTAAACCAGTTATAA
- the LOC136085023 gene encoding uncharacterized protein LOC136085023 — translation MELLSLNVSMNKVNDVIKIVLKKLAKKGITKLPSVGTRSRFMSEALILAQLQVSEEMLRNIEKDTVNCLHGDGTTKYYRHYQNFQLTTKSGRMLSFGLSEMASGDAASVLSSLTEMLYYICDILYTKDREKNFAKLICSFKTTMSDLGSVNLLFNSKFKGMRELLLPKIEHWDSLTIEQKNEFKDMSNFFCKLHLLANFATETDKVLDSFEKIALSDAHENTFAFKTFESGVARLIRTACKAFHKRGSDEAGVAEYFNSFLIGKGEDKCMFASFLGNRFNIMFYNGAALYYHSKSIKEFLCQWPNPNNLLKAVKEDISNILFLAESCALGIFDKFITGPLWRLIEEKKNILSMNKYLFCLKMKLSDLCKDASLMLNATPVFDPRDVEIHKDKLYEKLFEDTGNIELDVLVQQ, via the coding sequence ATGGAGCTGTTATCATTAAATGTCAGTATGAACAAGGTCAATgatgttattaaaattgttttaaagaaacttgCAAAAAAAGGAATTACAAAACTTCCCTCAGTAGGTACAAGATCTAGATTTATGTCAGAAGCTTTAATTCTTGCACAGCTTCAAGTATCAGAAGAGATGTTACGTAATATTGAAAAAGACACAGTAAACTGTTTACATGGAGATGGAACAACCAAATATTACAGACATTATCAAAACTTTCAGTTGACTACCAAAAGCGGTAGAATGCTATCATTTGGACTATCAGAAATGGCCTCTGGAGATGCTGCATCAGTTTTGAGTTCTTTAACagaaatgttatattatatttgtgaTATTCTTTACACAAAGGACAGggaaaaaaactttgcaaagttAATTTGTTCATTCAAAACAACTATGTCAGATTTAGGTTCTGTCAACCTACTATTTAACAGTAAGTTCAAAGGAATGAGGGAGCTATTGTTACCAAAAATAGAACATTGGGATAGTTTAACAATTGAACAGAAAAATGAATTTAAGGAtatgtcaaactttttttgcaagttACATCTTTTAGCAAACTTTGCAACTGAGACAGATAAAGTACTagattcatttgaaaaaattgctcTGAGTGATGCTCATGAAAacacttttgcatttaaaacttttgaatctGGGGTTGCAAGACTGATACGCACTGCATGTAAAGCGTTCCACAAACGAGGTAGTGATGAAGCTGGTGTAGCAGAATATTTCAATTCTTTTCTCATTGGAAAAGGTGAAGATAAGTGTATGTTTGCTTCTTTTTTAGGCAATAGATTTAACATTATGTTTTATAATGGGGCTGCACTGTATTATCATTCTAAAtctattaaagaatttttgtgTCAGTGGCCAAATCCCAATAATCTTCTGAAGGCAGTTAAAGaagatatatcaaatatattatttttagctgaATCTTGTGCACTAGGtatttttgataagtttattACTGGTCCTCTTTGGAGACTTattgaagaaaagaaaaacattctTAGCAtgaataagtatttattttgtttaaaaatgaaattatcaGATCTTTGCAAAGATGCTTCTTTAATGCTCAATGCAACACCTGTATTTGACCCAAGAGATGTTGAAATACATAAAgataaactttatgaaaaactgTTTGAGGATACAGGCAATATAGAACTTGATGTCTTGGTGCAACagtaa